The Aggregicoccus sp. 17bor-14 genome includes a region encoding these proteins:
- a CDS encoding transglycosylase SLT domain-containing protein, translated as MALAAALLGSGAHAQSAGLLESVRLHRPGAAAQARAELEACRVKKCAEQGRLALLAGTLTLSDGQAADALALLRSTPPPAPLAPVHAFYLGQAAFYAGNPAQAADAFARAVQGASPALLPRARARWGEALLAAGQPAAAAPVLEEAARAQPSPELLFQRAAARQAVGDIKGAQDDLRRVAVESPAHPYADAALTQLAALTPPVVLTPDERLRRARGLLDAGAPARALDELTLMERARDGRKPALLAQASLTRALAHYALGQEPQAEAALAQARKGPREFAAEAALVQARRALKNPDNSVPRTLMAAVARSYPHEAAADEASFFVGWLELQAGHLTEAVAAFATFEQRFPRSRRRDEGLWFRALAHLQLEQYAEARGALSRLVALMPRSSLVPQAQYWIARADALGGAPTEAVAPAYEALIRAAPGSYYALLAAERLREQSRQPPPAFPERPRVLAGQRPAQLALAVALSEAGLYRDAADEVRAQAARLRSGEEALPFVHALLQLGEYGQAHAIAARLLWGQAYTARAPEALAAFYPRAFAGAVEQEAEHAKVDPYLVWAIMRRESAFRPEAASAADARGLMQVIPRTGAAIAEQLKEGFSAPDELFSPERNIRYGAWYLGALMKRFGHPALAAAAYNAGPSATLRWTRERGALPIDLFVEAIPYRETRGYVKQVVGDLYLYHSLYGDPKRSPHLGLTLPQPLAEGVNF; from the coding sequence GTGGCGCTCGCGGCAGCGCTGCTGGGGTCGGGTGCGCACGCACAGTCCGCCGGGCTGCTCGAGTCGGTGCGCCTGCACCGCCCGGGCGCCGCCGCCCAGGCGCGCGCGGAGCTCGAGGCCTGCCGGGTGAAGAAGTGCGCCGAGCAGGGCCGGCTCGCGCTGCTCGCAGGCACCCTCACCCTCTCGGACGGCCAGGCCGCGGACGCGCTCGCGCTCCTGCGCTCGACGCCGCCCCCGGCGCCGCTCGCCCCCGTACATGCCTTCTACCTCGGCCAGGCGGCCTTCTACGCCGGCAACCCTGCGCAGGCCGCGGACGCCTTCGCGCGCGCCGTGCAGGGGGCCTCCCCCGCGCTGCTGCCGCGCGCCCGCGCCCGCTGGGGCGAGGCCCTGCTCGCTGCGGGGCAGCCCGCTGCGGCGGCCCCGGTGCTCGAGGAGGCCGCGCGCGCCCAGCCCAGCCCCGAGCTGCTCTTCCAGCGCGCTGCCGCGCGCCAGGCCGTGGGCGACATCAAGGGCGCCCAGGACGACCTGCGCCGCGTCGCGGTGGAGAGCCCCGCGCATCCGTATGCGGACGCTGCGCTCACGCAGCTCGCGGCGCTCACGCCTCCGGTGGTGCTCACTCCGGACGAGCGCCTGCGGCGCGCGCGCGGCCTGCTGGACGCGGGCGCCCCTGCGCGCGCCCTGGACGAGCTCACCCTGATGGAGCGCGCGCGCGATGGCCGCAAGCCCGCCCTGCTCGCGCAGGCCTCGCTCACCCGCGCGCTCGCCCACTACGCGCTGGGGCAGGAGCCCCAGGCGGAGGCCGCGCTTGCCCAGGCGCGCAAGGGCCCCCGCGAGTTCGCCGCCGAGGCGGCGCTCGTCCAGGCGCGCCGCGCGCTGAAGAATCCCGACAACAGCGTTCCGCGCACGCTGATGGCCGCCGTGGCCCGCAGCTATCCGCACGAGGCCGCGGCCGACGAGGCCTCGTTCTTCGTGGGCTGGCTGGAGCTGCAGGCCGGCCACCTCACCGAGGCGGTCGCCGCCTTCGCCACCTTCGAGCAGCGCTTTCCCCGCTCGCGGCGGCGCGACGAGGGGCTGTGGTTCCGCGCCCTCGCCCACCTGCAGCTCGAGCAGTACGCCGAGGCGCGCGGAGCGCTCTCCCGCCTCGTGGCGCTGATGCCGCGCAGCAGCCTCGTGCCGCAGGCGCAGTACTGGATTGCGCGCGCGGACGCGCTGGGCGGCGCCCCCACGGAGGCCGTGGCCCCGGCCTACGAGGCCCTCATCCGCGCGGCCCCCGGCTCGTACTACGCGCTGCTCGCCGCCGAGCGGCTGCGCGAGCAGAGCCGCCAGCCGCCGCCCGCCTTCCCCGAGCGCCCGCGCGTGCTCGCAGGTCAGCGTCCCGCCCAGCTCGCGCTCGCGGTGGCCCTCAGCGAGGCGGGCCTCTACCGGGACGCGGCGGACGAGGTGCGCGCCCAGGCGGCGCGCCTGCGCTCCGGTGAGGAGGCCCTGCCCTTCGTGCACGCGCTGCTGCAGTTGGGCGAGTACGGGCAGGCGCATGCCATCGCGGCGCGCCTTCTGTGGGGCCAGGCCTACACCGCGCGCGCGCCCGAGGCGCTCGCGGCCTTCTATCCGCGCGCCTTCGCCGGCGCCGTGGAGCAGGAGGCCGAGCACGCGAAGGTGGACCCCTACCTCGTCTGGGCCATCATGCGCCGCGAGAGCGCCTTCCGCCCCGAGGCGGCGAGCGCAGCGGATGCACGCGGCCTGATGCAGGTCATCCCGCGCACGGGCGCCGCCATCGCCGAGCAGCTCAAGGAGGGCTTCAGCGCCCCGGACGAGCTCTTCAGCCCGGAGCGCAACATCCGCTACGGCGCCTGGTACCTGGGGGCGCTGATGAAGCGCTTCGGCCACCCGGCGCTCGCCGCGGCCGCGTACAACGCCGGGCCCAGCGCGACGCTGCGCTGGACGCGCGAGCGCGGCGCGCTGCCCATCGATCTCTTCGTCGAGGCCATCCCGTACCGCGAGACGCGCGGCTACGTGAAGCAGGTGGTGGGCGACCTCTACCTCTACCACTCGCTCTACGGAGACCCGAAGCGCTCGCCGCACCTCGGGCTCACCCTGCCCCAGCCGCTCGCCGAGGGCGTGAACTTCTAG
- a CDS encoding pseudouridine-5'-phosphate glycosidase yields the protein MNFRYSDEVRRAREASAPLVALETSVVAQGLPYPENLAAARACEEAVRRAGAVPAAIAVVDGEVCIGLEEAQMRRLAEGRERLLKLGSRDLAVAMGTRATGGTTVSATCELAAAAGIRVFSTGGIGGVHRGVAEHLDVSQDLWALARFPVAVVCAGAKSVLDLPQTLEALETVGVPVVGVGTSELPSFYSRSSGLALEHRVEDAATAARIARARFEALGQGGLLFTVPPPEAAALPRAEVELHIAHALAEAERQGVRGKAVTPFLLGELARRTAGKSLQANLALLANNARFAGALAAAYARG from the coding sequence ATGAACTTCCGGTACTCGGACGAGGTGCGGCGCGCGCGGGAGGCCTCCGCACCGCTGGTGGCGCTGGAGACCAGCGTGGTGGCGCAGGGGCTGCCCTACCCGGAGAACCTCGCGGCGGCGCGCGCCTGCGAGGAGGCGGTGCGGCGCGCGGGCGCGGTGCCCGCGGCGATCGCCGTGGTGGACGGCGAGGTGTGCATCGGGCTGGAGGAGGCGCAGATGCGCCGGCTCGCCGAGGGGCGCGAGCGGCTCCTGAAGCTGGGCTCGCGAGACCTCGCCGTGGCGATGGGGACGCGCGCGACGGGCGGCACCACCGTGAGCGCCACCTGCGAGCTCGCGGCGGCCGCGGGCATCCGCGTCTTCTCCACGGGCGGCATCGGCGGGGTGCACCGCGGGGTGGCCGAGCACCTGGACGTCTCGCAGGACCTGTGGGCGCTCGCGCGCTTCCCCGTGGCGGTGGTGTGCGCGGGGGCGAAGTCGGTGCTGGACCTGCCCCAGACGCTGGAGGCGCTGGAGACGGTGGGCGTGCCCGTGGTGGGCGTGGGCACCTCGGAGCTGCCGTCCTTCTACAGCCGCTCCTCGGGCCTCGCGCTCGAGCACCGGGTGGAGGACGCGGCGACGGCGGCGCGCATCGCCCGCGCGCGCTTCGAGGCGCTGGGGCAGGGCGGCCTGCTCTTCACCGTGCCGCCACCGGAGGCCGCGGCGCTGCCGCGCGCCGAGGTGGAGCTGCACATCGCCCACGCGCTGGCGGAGGCGGAGCGGCAGGGCGTGCGCGGCAAGGCGGTGACGCCCTTCCTGCTCGGCGAGCTCGCACGCCGCACCGCAGGCAAGAGCCTGCAGGCGAACCTCGCGCTGCTCGCGAACAACGCGCGCTTCGCGGGGGCGCTCGCCGCCGCGTACGCGCGCGGCTAG
- a CDS encoding DMT family transporter, whose translation MTSSAPPRAFTASDLAMLGVVLVWGSNYVIVKASLDAFAPLAFMALRFSLAAFAMLALLLWREGWPRLSAALWGRLLLLGLVGNTLYQLCFILGLSRTTAANSGMLSALTPVLVMVLGGVLGLERFTRPLVFGLLLAVSGVLLVVSARGPSLSAETRSGDLLIVGGCVCWALYTVGVRALGQGLSPLAVTALTMLTGAPALAVVGAPAVAAMHLTDVSALAWTGVVYSALVPLVLGYVVWNRSVHAVGSSRTGLYNAGIPIAASLTAWLARGERPTAVQGVGALLILAGVALSRRR comes from the coding sequence GTGACCTCCTCCGCCCCGCCGCGTGCGTTCACCGCCTCCGACCTCGCCATGCTCGGGGTCGTCCTCGTCTGGGGGTCCAACTACGTGATCGTGAAGGCGTCGCTCGATGCCTTCGCGCCCCTGGCCTTCATGGCGCTGCGCTTCAGCCTCGCCGCGTTCGCGATGCTCGCGCTCCTGCTGTGGCGCGAGGGCTGGCCGCGCCTGAGCGCCGCGCTGTGGGGCCGGCTCCTGCTGCTGGGCCTCGTGGGCAACACGCTGTACCAGCTGTGCTTCATCCTCGGCCTCTCGCGCACCACCGCGGCCAACAGCGGCATGCTCTCGGCGCTCACGCCGGTGCTGGTGATGGTGCTCGGCGGCGTGCTCGGGCTGGAGCGCTTCACGCGGCCGCTGGTCTTCGGGCTCTTGCTCGCGGTGTCCGGGGTGCTGCTGGTGGTCTCGGCCCGCGGCCCCTCCCTCAGCGCCGAGACGCGCAGCGGAGACCTGCTCATCGTGGGCGGCTGCGTGTGCTGGGCGCTGTACACCGTGGGGGTGCGCGCGCTGGGCCAGGGGCTCTCGCCGCTCGCGGTCACCGCCCTCACCATGCTCACCGGCGCTCCGGCGCTGGCCGTGGTGGGCGCACCGGCGGTCGCCGCCATGCACCTCACCGACGTCAGCGCGCTCGCGTGGACGGGCGTCGTCTACTCCGCGCTCGTCCCGCTGGTGCTCGGCTACGTGGTGTGGAACCGCAGCGTGCACGCGGTGGGCAGCAGCCGCACCGGCCTCTACAACGCGGGCATCCCCATCGCGGCGAGCCTCACCGCGTGGCTCGCGCGCGGCGAGCGCCCCACGGCGGTGCAGGGAGTGGGGGCGCTGCTCATCCTCGCGGGCGTGGCGCTCAGCCGCCGACGTTGA